From Coffea arabica cultivar ET-39 chromosome 2e, Coffea Arabica ET-39 HiFi, whole genome shotgun sequence, the proteins below share one genomic window:
- the LOC140036343 gene encoding uncharacterized protein — MPLDPQAFYQPTAEPVVPEHTVQTKPEVGELSAPVDMKLLKRLDRFDEFIRKSQGLSKQGVLDYDDLCLFPNVQLSVGFKTPKFNKYDESLEGDALDWYSNLKPEEVKTWLDLSNAFIRQYEYNCELAPTRTTLEGTKRRPSEDHKTYAKRWRKIAAKVELPMTEDEIIRTFIKVHDPPYFEEIFRMTGCTFAAIVNKLEEYDDFVRAGKIVNVSALKSQVEALQEQGSSGKKPQFKKKEGEKLAREAEVFEVTDQPFVIEVPFEEDKRPFILDLTLAESKALEPVVIEFPEQEPVLSLQRVPWNYDEPAIQIGEKSVAKEEVSVVTRSGRIASPFGATVPIQTNNPALPAKPTITEKEALDFLKRLQRSEYNVVEKLSKSPAQISMLDLLFSSDMHRDALLEVLTKAQIPKDISVANFSHIVGSVLFTKQITFSDDELPAEGIGHNKALYIAVRCNGKILPKVLIDNGSALNICPWSTLEKLGLQDMKLRPSATIVRDFDGAQREPIGEVDLVVEMGPAQFQIACQVMHFPSVYNVLLGRPWIHKSGAVPSSLHQLLKFIVNDKLITIFAEEDCLVIADSGSKEDGSRNATVTPHSTADIVSVSWITKEE; from the exons ATGCCTCTGGATCCACAAGCTTTTTATCAGCCTACCGCAGAGCCTGTTGTGCCGGAGCacactgttcaaaccaagccagaagtGGGAGAATTGTCTGCCCCGGTTGATATGAAGTTACTTAAGCGGTTGGATCGTTTCGATGAGTTCATCaggaaaagccaaggtttaagcaaacaaggggTGTTAGACTACGATGATCTGTGCCTGTTTCCAAATGTACAGCTGTCCGTGGGGTTCAAGACCCCGAAGTTCAATAAATATGATG AGAGTCTAGAAGGAGACGCCCTTGATTGGTATTCAAACTTAAAGCCAGAGGAGGTGAAGACTTGGCTTGACCTGTCCAACGCCTTCATCAGACAATACGAATATAACTGCGAGCTAGCACCGACCAGAACTACTTTGGAAGGCACCAAGAGgcgaccatctgaagatcataagacatacGCCAAAAGATGGAGGAAGATAGCTGCCAAGGTTGAGCTTCCGATGACTGAAGATGAAATTATTCGCACTTTCATAAAGGTGCATGATCCTCCATACTTCGAAGAAATCTTCCGTATGACTGGGTGTACATTTGCTGCGATTGTGAATAAACTCGAAGAGTATGATGATTTTGTAAGAGCCGGAAAAATTGTTAACGTCTCTGCCCTAAAATCACAAGTAGAAGCTTTGCAAGAGCAAGGGAGTAGTGGAAAGAAGCCgcagtttaaaaagaaagagggggag AAATTGGCAAGGGAAGCTGAGGTGTTTGAGGTCACAGACCAACCATTTGTAATAGAGGTGCCATTTGAGGAGGATAAAAGGccttttattttggatctcACTCTAGCTGAGAGCAAGGCTTTGGAGCCAGTGGTCATCGAATTCCCAGAGCAGGAGCCTGTTCTAAGTTTGCAGCGAGTGCCATGGAACTACGATGAACCTGCCAtacaaattggagaaaaatcAGTTGCCAAAGAAGAGGTGTCAGTGGTCACTAGATCAGGGAGGATTGCAAGTCCGTTTGGAGCTACCGTTCCGATTCAAACAAATAACCCCGCGCTGCCCGCTAAACCAACAATTACTGAGAAGGAGGCCTTGGATTTTCTTAAAAGGCTCCAAAGAAGCGAATATAATGTAGTCGAGAAGCTAAGCAAGTCGCCCGCCCAAATATCCATGTTGGATCTGCTCTTTTCTTCGGATATGCATAGGGATGCGTTGCTCGAAGTGTTGACCAAAGCTCAAATCCCTAAGGACATTTCGGTTGCTAATTTCTCACATATAGTTGGGAGTGtgttatttacaaaacaaatcactttctctGATGATGAGTTACCGGCggaaggcattggacataacaagGCTCTGTACATAGCTGTGAGGTGCAACGGGAAAATTTTGCCAAAGGTGTTGATTGACAATGGATCTGCGCTTAATATCTGCCCTTGGAGTACcttggaaaagctagggttgcaaGATATGAAGCTAAGGCCTTCAGCGACCATAGTTAGAGATTTTGATGGAGCACAAAGAGAACCTATAGGAGAAGTGGATTTAGTAGTCGAGATGGGGCCCGCACAGTTTCAAATAGCTTGCCAAGTTATGCACTTTCCTAGTGTTTACAATGTTTTGCTTGGAAGGCCGTGGATTCATAAGTCCGGGGCTGTGCCTTCTTCATTGCATCAATTGTTGAAATTCATAGTAAATGACAAATTGATAACTATCTTTGCCGAGGAGGATTGCCTCGTGATTGCTGATTCTGGGTCCAAAGAAGATGGTAGCCGAAACGCCACAGTGACCCCTCATAGCACAGCTGATATCgtctccgtaagttggataACAAAAGAGGAATGA